The genome window GTTCCCCAGGTGGATCCAGGTCGGGGCGCTCCGGGGCTCCGCTTCGAGCGCCCGCCGGAAGGCCGCCTCGGCCGCCGGCAGGTCCCCGCGGCCGAGCGCCGCCAGTCCCTCGTCGACGTCCCGCTGCGCGCCGGAGTCTCCCCACAGCAGCCGGAAGTCCTGGGCCTTGAGGACCGACGCCAGGCTGCCGAAGTCGTCGGTCCAGCGGACGACCGGCGTGCGGGCGAGCGACGGAGCGTCCCGGAAGGCGGCATCCGCGAACGCCCCCTTCGCTGGCGACAGCAGCGCCCACAACGAATCGGTCTCCTGTACGAGGTCGGCCCGCGTCGCCACGAGCCGGGACTCGAGCCCCCACTCCTGCACCGCCGCGGCGACGACCGGCACCAGATCGAGGTGCCGGTTCGAGACGTGGACCGCCAGGATGCCGTCCGGCGCGAGATGGTCGAGATAGAGGCCGAACGCCTCGCGGGTCAGCAGGTGGATCGGGACGGCGTCGCCGGAGAAGGCGTCGACCGCCAGGATGTCGAACCGCCGGCTCGTCCCGCGGTCGCGTTCCCGTTCGAGCGCCAGCCGCGCGTCCCCCAGGATGACCTCGGGCTCCGCGGGAGCGTCGGCGAGGAACGAGAACTCCTCGCGGGCGATCCGCACCACGTCCGGATCGAGTTCGTAGCAGGCGAACTCGTCCCCCGCCTTCGCGTAGGCGGCCAGCGTCCCGATCCCCAGGCCGACGACGCCGACCCGCCGCGGCCGGTCCGCGCGGTGCATCCGCATGGCGAGCCCCACGCCCGATCGCTCCCCGTAGTAGGCGGTCGGAACCCGCCGCTGGCCGGCGTCGAGCAGTTGCCGCCCGTGGACGATCCGGCCGTGCCGGAACTGGCGGGCTCCCTGGTCTTCGGCGACCCGCAGCACGCCGAAGAAATTCCGCACGGCGAGGACGGAGCCCTGCCGCTCGCGGGCCGCCGCCGTCCCCAGCCCGACCGCCAGGAGGACGAGAGCGGCCCAAGCCCCGCGCCGCTCCCAGGCCCCGGCGGCCGCGCTCGGGCCCCTTTCCGCGGGGAGGACCAGCACGAGTCCGAGCGCCGCCAGGAGGGCAACGTGGAGCTCATAGTAGGAGTCGAAGATCCGCGGCGCAACGAGGCTCACGAACGTCCCCCCCGCCGCTCCCGCGAGCGCGAGGACGAGGTAGAAGAGCGTGAGATGTCCGGCCGCCGGAACACGGCGGCTCAGCTCTCCGTGGCAGAGCATCGCGCCGCAGAAGAGCCCTCCGAAGAAGACGCACGCCTGCGGAAGGATGGGAACGTTCTCTCCCAGGAGGAGCGTCCCGGTCATGAGGAACGCCATGACCGCGAAGGCGGAGAGGTAGAGCCGCCGTGAGTACCACCGCCGGCTCTCGAAGCAGAGGATGAAGGAGAGGAGATAGAGCGAGAGCGGCACGAGCCACAGGAAGGGGACCGGCGCGATGTCGGCGCAGACCTGGTTCGTCGTCGCCAGCATCAGGACCGACGGGACCATCCCGAGCGCGAACCAGAGGGCCATCTCCCGCAGCCCCGGTGCGGGAGCGGCCGTTGCGGCAGGGGTAAGGGTCGATTCCGCGGCGGGGAGCGCCGCCGGTGCCCGTCGCCAGGCCGCGACCGCGAGGCCCCCGCACAGGAGGGAGAACGCCGCGTAGCCTGCCGACCACAGGGCCGACTGCCGCGCGATCGGGAGGAACGGTTCGACGAGGAACGGGTAGCTCAGGAGCGCGAGGAGCGACCCGGCGTTCGAGACGGCGTAGAGGCGATAGGCCGAGGCTCCCTGTCCGAGCCGCGCGAACCACGCCTGGACGAGGGGTCCCGTCGTCGAGAGGACGAAGAACGGTCCGCCGACGCTCGCGAGGAGGATCCGCACGACCTGCGTCCACGGCTCCTCGCTGCCGGTCGGCTTCCAGGCGGCGCCGGGGAGGATCGGCAGGAGCGCGAACCCGCCGGCCAGGAGCGCCAGATGCAGGAGGGCCTGTCCCGCGGGAGGGAGCCACCGCGTCACGAGGTGGGCGTAGGCGTATCCGGCGAGGAGCAGCCACTGGAAGACGAGCATCGCGGCGGTCCAGACACCGGGGCTGCCGCCGAACCAGGGGAGCAGCACTTTGCCGATGAGGGGCTGGACCTGGAAGAGGAGGAGCGCGCTGAGAAACGCGGTCGCCGTGAAGGAGACCGCGAGCCACCCTGGCAGCGGCGCGGGGGCGGGGGCGATCGGAACCGGGGCCGATGAGGGGGCGCTCGGGAGGGGGGTGTCGACGGAAGCGGAGTCCGTCCGTTCGGGGGCCAAGACCATCGCGGACAACCGCCTGTGCTACGCGCCTGGGGAGCGAAACGGGGCGAGATTGTCGAAGCGGGTCCGGGGAGAATCAACGGCCGCTCGGCGGGGCGAAGCGTGCCGCGGCGTCATTTCATCGAAACTTCCCGGACCGTTCACAGAAGCGGGCGACACGCCTCAAACCACGTCCTTGCCGGCACGACGTGATAGCTCAAACCCAACGTGCGACGGCGGTCTGGGGTCAAGGGGGCCACGCCCCCTTGCCGCCGGAGGCACTTCCATGAGGAACCGTGGGACACAACGGACGTTCGCTTTGTGGGGCCGGCGCTGAGGACTCGCCGCTCGCCCTGCAACCGCAGCGGGTTGGTGAGGGGGCATACGGCACGGTGTCCGCGTTTGAACACGGTCTCCTTCAGACAGTTCCCGGCGAGACGGCCTCCGGCGGGCAAGAGGGGCGTTGCCCCTCTGCACTCCCCACCAGGGTGCCCCTGGACCCGGTGCCTTACATCAAACCCAGATTCCGCAGACGACGACCGACCCACGCCAGAAGCGTCTCCTTCTCCCCAGCCGGACGCAACGGAATCGAAGCCCCCGCCCCATCCTCAAACAGCTCCGCCTTCGGAGGCGGCGGAGGCACCGCCGGCGCCCCATCGAGATCCCCCATCCCCTGCGGACCACCCATCCCGGACTGGCTCGTCGGCGGACGGTCCTGCGTCGTCTCGCGTCCCGTGTCGGGGACGCCACCCTTGAGCGTGACGACCGTGATCGGAAGCGGACGCCCATCCCCCTCCTGAACAAAGATCCGGAACGTCCCCGAGTCCAGCTCGCGATAGAGAGCCGGGAAGTCCGCCAGGAACTCCGCCGCCTGCTCGTCGCTGAACACGATCTGCCGGATGTTCCCGTCCTGGTCCCGCAGCGGCTTCCCGTCGCGGCCCAGAAGCTGAGCCACGATCCGCCGACCGCCCAGGTTCACCAGCTCCTCCTGCGGCGGCGCCTGGTCCACCGAGGTCGTTCCGCCGTTCGTCACGTTCGTCGTCGTCAACTCCGCGTCGGCCACGATCTGCCGCGGCGTCTCCAGCTCCGGCACCTCGATCGAAAGGTCGTAGACGATCGTCGTCTGCAGACCGTCCCCGGGGACCGCGTTGACCGCCTCCTGCGTGTTCACGTCCACCTCCACGCCGGCCACCGTGAACGTGATGTTGGCGTCGTTCAGGACCGTCACCGTCACGGGGATCGGAGCGGCCGGGTTCCCCGCGTCGGGGTTGCCCGTATAGGTGTGGAAGAAGGACTCGTTCCCCGGGTTCACGCGGTTGTAGACGTCGACCGTCCCGTCCCCCCACACGATGATGATCGTGAAGGTCTGCTCGTCCGCCAGCGGATCGGCCTGATCGCGGCCGAAGTCGAAGTTGATCTCCGCCTCCCCCTGGGCCGTCACCTGGTAGGCGACAAAGTTGTCGAACCGCGGGATGACGTCGACCACCTGCCCCGTGCTGCTCGTCACGAGCGTGCCGGTGTCCATCGTGATCCCGTACGTCGTGCTCCCCGCCACGTCCCCCGTCCCCGCCGCGACCTGGATCATCCGGCCCAGCACCTCGGGGCCGGCGGCGGGAACCGAGTCCCGCACGAAGACGTCCCCCGTCGCCACGATGTCGACCATGGCATTCGGAGCGATGAGGCTCGCCGCCAGCTCGACATCCCCCAGGATCCCGCCCGGCGTCGGATCGGGAGTCGCCGTGACCGTTGAGAGCCGGACGACGCCAAAGTTCCCTCCGGCGTAGGTCGCGTTCGAAACGATCCCCGCGTTGACGAAGATCTTGCCGTTGTGGACGACCTCGATGTTGTTCGCCCCCGTGCTGCCGTTCGTCAGCCCCGCCACGGTCTGCGTCCCGAAGACGTTCGTGTACGAGACCGACGTGATGTTGAGCTGGCCGCCGCCCTGACTCGAGAGCAACAGGTCGCCGCTGTTCGTCCGCGCCGCGAGGTTCGTGACCACGATCTCAAGCGGGTTCCCGTTCCCGATCCCCGTGTTGGCAGTCAGGGCCGTCGAGGCGGAGCGGATGTCGAGACCGCCGTTGACGTCGCTGTCGAAGATCTGCCCCAGCACGGCGTCGACCTTGACCAGGGTATCGGAGTCCATGAAGGCGATCCCGACATCCCCCAGGGCCGAGACCACGACGCGTCCGGCGGCGGCGTCGATCACCGAGCCGTCGGTCATCAGGACCGACCCGCCGCGGGCCGTCACGCCGATGTCCTGCGAGCCGAAGTTCACGAGGTAGGAGCCGGCTGCCATCGTGACGTTGGCGGCGGCGTCGACGAGCACCTGGCCGGTCGAGGAAGCAACCCCCGCCGATCCGGCGAGGTTCACCGATCCGGTCCGGGCGATGAGCGAGGCGTCCTGCGCCCCGGTCGTCGAAACGAGCGACCCAACCCCCAAGTCGACGTTC of Planctomyces sp. SH-PL14 contains these proteins:
- a CDS encoding fused MFS/spermidine synthase — encoded protein: MVLAPERTDSASVDTPLPSAPSSAPVPIAPAPAPLPGWLAVSFTATAFLSALLLFQVQPLIGKVLLPWFGGSPGVWTAAMLVFQWLLLAGYAYAHLVTRWLPPAGQALLHLALLAGGFALLPILPGAAWKPTGSEEPWTQVVRILLASVGGPFFVLSTTGPLVQAWFARLGQGASAYRLYAVSNAGSLLALLSYPFLVEPFLPIARQSALWSAGYAAFSLLCGGLAVAAWRRAPAALPAAESTLTPAATAAPAPGLREMALWFALGMVPSVLMLATTNQVCADIAPVPFLWLVPLSLYLLSFILCFESRRWYSRRLYLSAFAVMAFLMTGTLLLGENVPILPQACVFFGGLFCGAMLCHGELSRRVPAAGHLTLFYLVLALAGAAGGTFVSLVAPRIFDSYYELHVALLAALGLVLVLPAERGPSAAAGAWERRGAWAALVLLAVGLGTAAARERQGSVLAVRNFFGVLRVAEDQGARQFRHGRIVHGRQLLDAGQRRVPTAYYGERSGVGLAMRMHRADRPRRVGVVGLGIGTLAAYAKAGDEFACYELDPDVVRIAREEFSFLADAPAEPEVILGDARLALERERDRGTSRRFDILAVDAFSGDAVPIHLLTREAFGLYLDHLAPDGILAVHVSNRHLDLVPVVAAAVQEWGLESRLVATRADLVQETDSLWALLSPAKGAFADAAFRDAPSLARTPVVRWTDDFGSLASVLKAQDFRLLWGDSGAQRDVDEGLAALGRGDLPAAEAAFRRALEAEPRSAPTWIHLGNVLRRGRNTADAMRAYLQAIEIDDVHSEAHNNLGMLLTASDRRRAEKHIRRALELDPRNAEAHNSLGNLLAQRGKLDEAIGHYERALAIKPSLDGARQNLQTLREWQAKGGATGKSP